One genomic window of Corynebacterium sp. sy039 includes the following:
- a CDS encoding glycosyltransferase family 2 protein, with protein MNKPLAVIAVTYSPGKYLTDFLQSIPAAHAAPVKVILADNGSVDGVPQQAAQDNEWVIFLPTGGNVGYGSAINFATKHLEKMRAVGDINDEFFVIANPDVVFDPQAVDALIDCAHRWAADGYEVAAVGPYIRQDDGSAYPSARAVPTLKNGIGHALFGAVWKNNPWSAAYHANAEMDVERCAGWLSGSCLLVRWDAFLAIGGFDERYFMYMEDVDLGDRFGKAGYVNVFCPQAQITHAVGHAAGKLPEKMLPAHHDSAYRFQADRLHHWWQLPIRVALWCGLKARAQIVVWSKKRR; from the coding sequence ATGAATAAGCCCTTAGCCGTCATTGCCGTTACCTATTCTCCCGGGAAATACTTGACTGATTTTCTGCAGTCGATTCCTGCAGCTCATGCTGCTCCAGTGAAAGTTATTTTGGCGGATAATGGGTCTGTTGATGGTGTGCCACAACAAGCAGCACAGGATAATGAGTGGGTTATTTTTCTCCCCACGGGCGGCAATGTTGGCTATGGTAGCGCCATTAACTTTGCGACGAAGCATCTGGAGAAAATGCGTGCTGTGGGCGATATCAATGATGAATTTTTTGTTATCGCTAATCCTGATGTGGTTTTTGACCCGCAAGCGGTAGATGCCCTGATTGATTGTGCGCATCGTTGGGCAGCTGATGGTTATGAGGTTGCTGCAGTAGGACCATATATTCGTCAAGATGATGGGTCGGCTTATCCTTCGGCGCGTGCAGTTCCCACTCTTAAGAATGGTATTGGTCATGCACTTTTTGGTGCTGTGTGGAAAAACAATCCTTGGTCTGCTGCGTATCATGCCAATGCAGAGATGGACGTCGAACGCTGTGCTGGATGGTTATCTGGTTCTTGTTTACTTGTGCGGTGGGATGCGTTTTTAGCGATTGGTGGTTTTGATGAACGGTATTTCATGTATATGGAAGACGTTGATTTGGGTGATCGCTTTGGTAAGGCTGGTTATGTCAATGTGTTCTGTCCGCAGGCGCAGATCACTCATGCGGTAGGGCATGCTGCAGGGAAATTGCCGGAGAAGATGTTGCCTGCTCATCATGATTCTGCATATCGTTTTCAGGCAGATCGATTGCATCATTGGTGGCAGTTGCCAATTCGTGTGGCCTTGTGGTGTGGGTTAAAAGCACGCGCACAGATAGTGGTGTGGTCGAAGAAACGGCGTTAA
- a CDS encoding WhiB family transcriptional regulator: MKDMASNAAPRTQSLLDQSLDDIFGAVEREWQEQALCAQTDPEAFFPEKGGSTREAKRICQACSVRDECLEYALAHDERFGIWGGLSERERRRLKRDIG, encoded by the coding sequence GTGAAAGATATGGCGAGCAACGCCGCGCCTCGTACTCAGTCGCTACTAGATCAATCTCTAGATGACATATTCGGTGCGGTTGAGCGAGAGTGGCAGGAGCAAGCACTATGTGCTCAAACTGACCCAGAGGCTTTCTTTCCGGAAAAAGGTGGTTCCACCAGGGAAGCAAAGCGTATTTGCCAGGCATGCTCTGTTCGTGATGAGTGTTTGGAATATGCCTTAGCGCATGATGAGCGTTTTGGTATCTGGGGTGGATTATCTGAGCGTGAGCGTCGTCGTCTGAAGCGAGATATTGGTTAA
- the efeO gene encoding iron uptake system protein EfeO, which yields MKKHLIHTALPLVVSLSAASALSACVANTPENTESSAKSGTSTIDVKISDDTCDVAADSASSGRVSFSLSNTGTVRNEFEILAEDQLRIVGERENLGPGTKTDYTLVLEPGTYYTACKKNMVGKLVDVRPFTVNDSGEKVAVSADEQELITNAVTNYTAYVRDQTGQLLEETKAFAAFYKAGDVEKARMAYAPTRAFYERIEPTAEAFGDIDPALDERETDHQESDDAVARSWTGWHVIEKDLWRPEGYAGLSVEEATHIADQLVADTQKLYDLVYSDQFTVNIDDISNGAIGLLEEVATTKITGEEEIFSHTDLYDFFANVEGAKVAFGNVEALAKQKDAQLADTISARFDEIEKALDKYRTGDGFASYTDLDDKQRRELSDKVDALRVPLAKLTEAIIS from the coding sequence ATGAAAAAGCATCTCATTCATACCGCATTACCCTTGGTTGTTTCACTCAGCGCAGCCAGTGCGCTGAGTGCGTGCGTTGCTAATACCCCGGAGAATACCGAATCTTCGGCTAAGAGTGGCACAAGCACTATCGACGTGAAAATTAGCGATGATACCTGTGATGTAGCAGCAGATTCTGCTAGTTCAGGACGAGTGAGTTTCTCGCTCAGCAACACTGGTACAGTGCGCAATGAGTTCGAGATTCTTGCTGAAGACCAACTACGCATCGTCGGGGAGCGAGAAAATCTTGGACCGGGCACAAAAACTGATTACACGCTGGTATTAGAACCAGGTACATACTACACGGCGTGTAAGAAAAATATGGTGGGCAAGCTAGTTGATGTACGCCCATTCACCGTGAATGATTCTGGGGAAAAAGTAGCAGTCTCTGCTGACGAACAGGAACTCATTACTAACGCCGTTACCAATTACACCGCATATGTGCGTGATCAAACTGGGCAGCTCCTTGAGGAAACCAAAGCCTTTGCTGCGTTCTACAAGGCAGGTGACGTCGAAAAAGCCAGAATGGCTTATGCCCCAACTCGTGCTTTCTATGAGCGCATAGAACCTACTGCTGAAGCATTCGGCGATATTGATCCTGCGCTTGATGAACGTGAAACAGATCATCAGGAATCCGATGATGCGGTGGCACGTAGCTGGACTGGTTGGCATGTCATTGAAAAAGATTTATGGCGTCCAGAAGGATATGCTGGGTTATCAGTCGAGGAAGCAACCCATATTGCTGATCAATTAGTTGCTGATACTCAAAAACTCTATGACCTGGTTTATTCTGATCAGTTCACTGTAAATATCGATGATATTTCCAATGGCGCTATTGGACTGCTAGAAGAAGTTGCCACCACGAAGATCACTGGGGAAGAAGAGATTTTCTCACATACTGATCTCTATGATTTCTTTGCCAATGTAGAAGGGGCAAAAGTTGCTTTTGGCAATGTAGAGGCTTTGGCTAAGCAAAAAGACGCACAATTGGCTGATACAATTTCTGCGCGTTTCGACGAGATCGAAAAGGCATTGGATAAGTATCGCACTGGTGATGGTTTTGCCTCATATACTGATCTCGACGACAAACAACGTCGTGAGCTCTCTGACAAAGTAGATGCACTGCGAGTGCCATTAGCAAA
- a CDS encoding metallopeptidase family protein produces MYPHNPHSPRDRHGRGIRSMLLPPDVPRHRTRRQLFDAAVVEAYSPIEKKYAQQLSNVDVVVDTVPHIFISNQPRSLETNEPIFSTSDGTIPVGIVRDGSVPLGCVISAGSDRRRNPTKDCIVIFRMPIEQRSQNKKEQYELLQKTLIALVADYLEIAPEDIDPYLYH; encoded by the coding sequence ATGTATCCTCACAATCCACACTCTCCACGCGACCGACATGGTCGAGGTATCCGCAGTATGCTGTTACCACCTGATGTGCCACGTCATCGTACTCGTCGACAGCTATTCGACGCTGCTGTTGTAGAGGCTTACTCCCCTATCGAAAAAAAATATGCTCAGCAATTAAGCAATGTGGATGTTGTGGTTGATACTGTGCCGCATATTTTTATCAGCAACCAACCACGCTCCTTGGAAACAAACGAACCAATTTTTAGTACCTCAGATGGAACCATTCCAGTAGGAATTGTGCGTGATGGCTCTGTACCACTCGGTTGTGTTATTAGTGCAGGCAGCGATCGACGGAGGAATCCTACCAAAGATTGCATTGTGATTTTCCGTATGCCGATTGAGCAGCGTAGCCAAAATAAAAAGGAGCAATATGAATTGCTCCAAAAAACTCTTATCGCGCTGGTAGCCGATTATCTTGAAATCGCACCAGAGGATATTGATCCATATCTATACCACTAA
- a CDS encoding LCP family protein codes for MNNRIRHTRDIQAPPTRGPILSQAGSQTLKTVLAILATIVLLTSALGYFTVGRIGKTVASGNLSLGNNGMKGKATDGATDILLVGSDSRTDAQGNPLTPQEIEVLHAGDEEADNTDTIMVIRVPDDGSSATAISIPRDTYIHDKKMGNLKINGVYSAYKAQEKQDLITDGLSDEQKLEEKSKDAGRKGLINAISDLTGITVDHYAEIGLLGFVLLTDAVGGVDVCLNDAVYDEYSGADFQAGPQTLNGAQGLAFVRQRHGLPRGDLDRIVRQQAYMASLVSKVLSSGTLANPGRLSSLSNAVSRSVLIDEDWDVMSFATQLQNLAGGNVSFNTIPVTSIDGTGDHGESVVTIDKTAVRDFFKSLLNDSPESDDAKNNPAPAENDNANDDQAAPSNEIHVLNASEDESLAPTVAQHLRNQNWKVYAVSTAEAGIYSESQVIATSQDDQTAQDIAKELSLPVTVNASLEAGTVIVVTADDYAGPTAELKENDPNEQVGQPGNALGEENASPKIDADNTGPRCVN; via the coding sequence ATGAACAATAGGATCCGCCACACGCGTGATATTCAAGCACCACCTACCCGCGGTCCTATTCTTAGCCAAGCTGGTTCCCAGACCCTCAAAACCGTATTAGCAATTTTGGCAACTATTGTACTGCTCACCTCTGCGCTGGGATATTTTACCGTTGGCCGTATCGGAAAAACTGTCGCTTCAGGCAACCTATCCCTAGGTAATAATGGCATGAAAGGAAAAGCAACTGATGGCGCTACCGACATCCTCTTAGTTGGTTCCGATTCCCGCACAGACGCACAAGGCAATCCTCTCACCCCACAAGAAATAGAAGTATTACACGCCGGCGATGAAGAAGCTGATAATACTGATACCATCATGGTTATTCGTGTACCTGATGATGGTTCCTCTGCAACCGCAATTTCCATCCCCCGCGACACCTATATTCATGATAAAAAGATGGGGAATCTGAAAATCAATGGCGTTTATTCTGCATACAAGGCTCAAGAAAAACAAGACCTTATCACCGATGGTCTGAGCGATGAACAAAAATTAGAAGAAAAATCTAAAGATGCAGGCAGAAAAGGGCTTATCAATGCCATTAGCGACCTAACTGGCATCACCGTCGACCACTATGCCGAAATTGGCTTATTGGGTTTTGTGTTGCTTACCGATGCCGTCGGTGGCGTAGATGTATGCCTCAATGACGCTGTCTATGATGAATACTCTGGTGCAGATTTCCAAGCTGGTCCGCAAACCCTCAATGGCGCACAAGGGCTTGCTTTTGTACGCCAACGACACGGACTCCCACGTGGAGATCTTGACCGTATCGTACGCCAACAAGCATATATGGCCTCTCTTGTTTCTAAAGTGCTCTCTTCGGGAACTCTCGCTAACCCTGGTCGTCTCTCTAGCCTCAGTAATGCAGTAAGCCGCTCAGTTCTCATTGATGAAGACTGGGATGTGATGAGTTTTGCTACCCAACTCCAAAACTTAGCTGGAGGCAATGTCTCCTTCAATACCATTCCAGTCACATCCATTGATGGCACTGGCGATCATGGCGAATCTGTAGTCACCATTGATAAAACTGCGGTACGCGATTTCTTCAAGAGCCTGCTCAATGATTCCCCCGAATCTGACGATGCCAAAAACAATCCAGCACCGGCAGAAAATGACAATGCCAATGACGATCAAGCTGCACCAAGCAATGAGATTCATGTGCTCAATGCCAGTGAAGATGAGTCTTTAGCACCCACCGTTGCCCAGCATTTGCGCAACCAAAACTGGAAAGTCTATGCAGTTTCCACAGCAGAGGCCGGAATATACTCAGAATCACAAGTCATTGCCACAAGTCAAGATGATCAAACAGCTCAAGATATTGCCAAAGAACTAAGTCTACCTGTCACTGTTAATGCCTCCCTCGAGGCAGGTACTGTTATCGTTGTCACTGCCGACGATTATGCAGGACCTACAGCTGAGCTAAAAGAAAATGATCCTAATGAACAGGTTGGACAACCAGGTAACGCTCTAGGTGAAGAAAACGCATCGCCAAAAATTGATGCGGATAATACCGGCCCACGCTGTGTCAACTAA
- the efeU gene encoding iron uptake transporter permease EfeU: MFIANFLIALREGVEAALIIGIMVALINKMNRRDILPKMWLGIALAVIIPAAAGAFMTWGPYTLSFQAQEILGGSLSLLAVGMVTWMIFWMGKHSRTLSADITEKTNRILSTGTDWRIVWLSALSVGREGLETAVFTWATVRGTLNGGFLAPSLGVLCGLLCAIAIGWLIYRSTTHINLKKFFNTTAFLLIFVAAGIVSYGIGDFQEANILPGWGHTVYDVTGLFDGHIPGLSTTSWWFVLLEAMFQLNLSPTYLQFFGWFGYLLVVCTLFIMRTRPHRHEQK, from the coding sequence ATGTTCATTGCTAACTTTCTCATTGCACTACGTGAAGGTGTCGAAGCCGCACTGATCATCGGTATCATGGTCGCCCTGATCAATAAAATGAATAGGCGCGATATCCTACCAAAAATGTGGCTAGGCATCGCTCTGGCTGTGATCATTCCTGCAGCTGCGGGTGCATTTATGACATGGGGTCCTTATACTCTCTCCTTCCAAGCCCAAGAAATCCTCGGCGGTTCTTTATCATTGCTCGCTGTAGGTATGGTCACATGGATGATCTTTTGGATGGGGAAACATTCACGAACCCTCAGTGCCGACATCACCGAAAAAACCAATCGCATCCTTAGCACAGGAACTGATTGGCGTATTGTCTGGCTCAGCGCACTCAGCGTTGGACGCGAAGGACTAGAAACTGCTGTATTCACATGGGCAACTGTTAGAGGAACACTCAATGGTGGTTTCCTTGCTCCCAGTTTGGGTGTGCTCTGTGGTTTATTGTGTGCGATTGCAATCGGCTGGCTTATTTATCGCAGTACGACGCATATCAATCTCAAAAAATTCTTTAATACCACCGCATTCTTATTGATTTTTGTTGCTGCAGGCATTGTCTCTTATGGTATCGGCGACTTCCAGGAAGCAAACATTCTTCCTGGTTGGGGACATACTGTCTATGATGTGACCGGATTGTTCGATGGACATATCCCAGGGCTTAGCACTACGTCGTGGTGGTTTGTCCTTCTAGAAGCAATGTTCCAGCTCAATCTCTCGCCTACTTACCTGCAATTTTTTGGCTGGTTCGGATACTTGCTTGTCGTCTGCACACTATTTATTATGCGTACCCGCCCCCATAGGCATGAGCAAAAATAA
- a CDS encoding sugar phosphate nucleotidyltransferase, with amino-acid sequence MAEDKMKQDVDAVILVGGKGTRLRPLTVSTPKPMLPTAGVPFLSHLLARIKAAGITHVVLGTSFKAEVFEEYFGCGEEFGLEIEYVVEERPLGTGGGIRNVYDKLRADTVMVFNGDVLGGTDLGGILQEHYDKNADLTMHLVRVPDPRAFGCVPTDAQGRVEAFLEKTEDPPTDQINAGCYVFKRELIEQIPADRVISVERDTFPKLLEDGFKVYGFVDTSYWRDMGTPSDFVRGSSDLVRGIAPSPLLAGRVGESLVDESAGVRDGALLLGGTVIGRGTEVGAGCRLDDTVVFDGVTIEPGAVIEDSIIASGARIGANARLRGCIIGEGAIIGARCELLDGVRVWPGVEIPDNGVRFSSDA; translated from the coding sequence ATGGCTGAAGATAAGATGAAACAAGATGTTGATGCAGTAATTCTTGTTGGTGGAAAAGGTACGCGCTTGCGTCCATTAACTGTGTCTACACCAAAGCCTATGCTGCCGACGGCAGGAGTGCCATTCTTGTCTCACTTATTGGCACGTATTAAAGCTGCTGGTATTACTCATGTGGTTTTGGGTACGTCATTTAAGGCGGAAGTATTCGAGGAATACTTTGGTTGTGGCGAAGAGTTTGGGCTTGAAATTGAGTATGTGGTGGAGGAGCGTCCGCTGGGTACTGGTGGTGGTATTCGCAATGTGTATGACAAATTACGTGCTGATACTGTCATGGTGTTCAATGGGGATGTTTTGGGGGGTACGGATCTAGGTGGCATTTTGCAGGAGCATTATGACAAGAATGCCGACCTTACTATGCACCTTGTTCGTGTTCCTGATCCGCGAGCTTTTGGTTGTGTGCCGACCGATGCTCAGGGGCGGGTAGAGGCCTTTTTGGAGAAAACAGAAGATCCTCCGACTGACCAAATTAATGCTGGATGTTATGTCTTTAAGCGTGAGTTGATTGAACAGATACCTGCTGATCGCGTGATATCTGTGGAGCGAGATACTTTCCCTAAACTGCTTGAAGATGGATTCAAGGTCTATGGCTTTGTTGATACTTCTTATTGGCGGGACATGGGTACACCAAGTGATTTTGTTCGTGGTTCTTCTGATTTAGTGCGTGGTATTGCACCTTCGCCTTTGTTGGCTGGACGTGTTGGTGAGTCGCTGGTGGATGAAAGTGCTGGCGTACGTGATGGTGCTTTGTTGTTGGGAGGCACTGTTATTGGTCGGGGGACAGAGGTTGGTGCCGGGTGTCGTTTGGATGACACTGTGGTGTTTGATGGTGTCACCATTGAGCCTGGTGCAGTTATTGAAGATTCTATTATTGCGTCGGGGGCTCGTATCGGTGCTAATGCGAGGTTGCGTGGTTGCATTATTGGTGAGGGGGCTATCATTGGTGCTCGTTGTGAGCTTCTCGACGGTGTGAGAGTGTGGCCTGGTGTTGAGATCCCAGATAATGGGGTGCGTTTTAGTTCTGATGCTTAG